Proteins encoded together in one Microbacterium oxydans window:
- a CDS encoding DUF3710 domain-containing protein, with amino-acid sequence MTDNNETPSKSAPVNRATDGPFDDSEANPVRPYIDLGGIKILPREGLNLRLEVEEQSKRIVAVGLDYADSSLQVQPFAAPRTGGLWDETRVQLRDQVKAQGGRVEEREGPLGKELLAEVPAAASEGSGLRLARFIGIDGPRWFLRGVIGGAGASDPEAGAKVEDLFRSIVVVRGGAPMPPRDLIPLKMPATPGSA; translated from the coding sequence ATGACAGACAACAACGAGACTCCTTCGAAGTCGGCGCCGGTGAACCGCGCCACCGATGGTCCCTTCGACGATTCCGAGGCGAACCCGGTCCGCCCGTACATCGACCTGGGGGGAATCAAGATCCTGCCCCGCGAGGGCCTGAACCTGCGCCTCGAGGTCGAGGAGCAGTCCAAGCGCATCGTCGCGGTCGGCCTCGACTACGCCGACTCGTCGCTCCAGGTGCAGCCCTTCGCCGCCCCGCGCACGGGCGGCCTGTGGGACGAGACGCGCGTGCAGCTGCGCGACCAGGTGAAAGCTCAGGGCGGTCGGGTCGAGGAGCGCGAGGGGCCGCTCGGCAAGGAGCTCCTCGCCGAGGTCCCCGCCGCGGCCAGTGAAGGCTCCGGCCTGCGCCTCGCACGCTTCATCGGCATCGACGGTCCGCGCTGGTTCCTCCGCGGTGTCATCGGCGGAGCCGGAGCGTCCGACCCGGAGGCGGGTGCGAAGGTCGAGGACCTGTTCCGCTCGATCGTCGTCGTCCGCGGCGGCGCCCCCATGCCGCCGAGGGACCTGATCCCGCTGAAGATGCCGGCGACCCCGGGCTCCGCGTGA
- the dut gene encoding dUTP diphosphatase, translating to MTDSVDVPIIAAVVPGYAHPGDAGADLVAAEAVRLEPGERALVATGVRIALPDGYAAFVVPRSGLAAKHGISIVNSPGTVDAGYRGEIKVSLINTDIHSAYDVAVGDRIAQLIIMPVTRATFLPVDELPDSVRGAGGFGSTGYQAGLTQNEAGQTK from the coding sequence GTGACCGATTCCGTTGATGTCCCCATTATCGCCGCAGTGGTGCCCGGGTACGCGCATCCGGGCGATGCCGGCGCCGATCTGGTGGCGGCCGAGGCCGTGCGCCTGGAGCCCGGTGAGCGCGCTCTCGTGGCCACGGGAGTCCGCATCGCGCTGCCCGACGGGTATGCCGCCTTCGTGGTCCCGCGCAGCGGTCTCGCCGCCAAGCACGGGATCTCGATCGTGAACTCGCCCGGCACGGTGGACGCGGGGTACCGGGGCGAGATCAAGGTGAGTCTGATCAACACCGACATCCACAGCGCGTACGATGTGGCGGTCGGCGATCGCATCGCGCAGCTGATCATCATGCCGGTGACACGTGCCACGTTCCTCCCGGTCGACGAGCTGCCCGACAGCGTCCGTGGTGCCGGCGGATTCGGCTCCACCGGATACCAGGCGGGGCTCACGCAGAACGAAGCAGGGCAGACCAAATGA
- a CDS encoding DUF3093 domain-containing protein has translation MQNPATDARPRYRERLAPSLWLLVTVAVAGPMVSLVFVPIGSTVALALGAAVSALLVLGFIAATPVVSVDGTVLRAGRAHIDARFLGEPVALTGEDARQARGPGLPARGWHLIRGGIDGVVVVPNLDQDDPVEAWTISTRTPDRLAAAIRAARG, from the coding sequence ATGCAGAACCCCGCAACAGACGCACGTCCCCGCTACCGCGAAAGACTCGCTCCGAGCCTCTGGCTGCTCGTGACGGTCGCGGTGGCAGGACCGATGGTGTCACTCGTCTTCGTGCCGATCGGTTCGACCGTCGCACTCGCGCTCGGCGCCGCGGTGTCCGCGCTCCTGGTGCTGGGCTTCATCGCCGCCACGCCCGTCGTCTCCGTCGACGGCACCGTCCTTCGCGCCGGCCGCGCCCACATCGATGCGCGGTTCCTCGGAGAACCGGTCGCGCTGACCGGTGAGGACGCCCGCCAGGCCCGTGGCCCCGGGCTCCCCGCGCGAGGATGGCACCTGATCCGCGGCGGGATCGACGGCGTCGTCGTCGTCCCGAACCTCGACCAGGACGATCCCGTGGAGGCGTGGACGATCTCCACCCGCACGCCCGACCGTCTGGCCGCCGCCATCCGCGCCGCACGCGGCTGA
- a CDS encoding DUF4193 domain-containing protein encodes MATDYDAPRKSEDDSESIEALKERVPDKLSGSSGDEDSDNPSSFDLPGADLSDLELDVVVLPAQQDEFTCMSCFLVKHRSQLDHEGASGPICKECAA; translated from the coding sequence ATGGCAACCGATTACGACGCCCCCCGAAAGAGCGAAGACGACTCCGAGTCGATCGAAGCCCTCAAGGAGCGTGTGCCGGACAAGCTCTCCGGCTCAAGCGGGGACGAGGACTCCGACAACCCGTCGAGCTTCGACCTCCCGGGTGCCGACCTCTCCGACCTCGAGCTCGATGTCGTCGTGCTGCCCGCGCAGCAGGACGAGTTCACGTGCATGAGCTGCTTCCTCGTGAAGCACCGCTCGCAGCTCGACCACGAGGGCGCATCCGGGCCCATCTGCAAGGAGTGCGCTGCGTAA
- the sepH gene encoding septation protein SepH, with protein sequence MENVTIVGTEAGVLVLATESGERFALPIDDMLQREIRRATRQAEPTAQKLAASPRDIQAQIRAGLTAPEVAELLGISVEDVARFEGPVLAEREHIIGQALAVPVLIGSEVEPDAQPTFGVAVRAKLAEIEATSERWASWKEDSGWTVKLEFTANDVEHDARWSFDPRRSALSPLNADATQLSRQGSLPEGLIPRLRAVEADRLTSPYKDESRFDSGAFGPRLLPAPDGEFEDPSLPERSDVAAQDAAIKRAPSSQTTNPETADLLEALRRRRGQRETAPLLDEDEDSERPEPSPISLFEVFEQSDDEPEPPQAPAPAAAPSDSADTSGRRRRRNAMPSWDEIVFGARTDE encoded by the coding sequence ATGGAAAACGTCACCATCGTCGGCACAGAAGCAGGAGTCCTCGTACTCGCGACCGAGTCGGGCGAGCGGTTCGCGCTGCCCATCGACGACATGCTGCAGCGCGAGATCCGTCGCGCCACCCGCCAGGCCGAGCCGACCGCGCAGAAGCTCGCGGCCAGCCCGCGCGACATCCAGGCGCAGATCCGCGCAGGGCTCACGGCCCCCGAGGTCGCCGAGCTGCTCGGGATCAGCGTCGAGGACGTGGCGCGATTCGAGGGACCGGTCCTCGCCGAGCGCGAGCACATCATCGGGCAGGCGCTCGCCGTGCCCGTGCTCATCGGGAGCGAGGTCGAACCCGACGCGCAGCCGACGTTCGGGGTCGCCGTCCGCGCCAAACTCGCCGAGATCGAGGCCACGTCGGAGCGCTGGGCGAGTTGGAAGGAGGACTCCGGCTGGACCGTCAAGCTCGAGTTCACCGCCAACGACGTCGAGCACGACGCCCGCTGGAGCTTCGACCCGCGCCGCAGCGCGCTCTCGCCCCTGAACGCGGACGCCACCCAGCTCTCCCGCCAGGGCTCCCTCCCGGAGGGGCTGATCCCGCGCCTGCGCGCCGTCGAGGCCGACCGCCTCACATCGCCGTACAAGGACGAGAGCCGATTCGACTCCGGAGCCTTCGGGCCGCGTCTGCTCCCCGCGCCGGACGGCGAGTTCGAGGACCCGTCGCTGCCGGAGCGCTCCGACGTCGCCGCGCAGGACGCCGCGATCAAGCGTGCGCCCTCTTCGCAGACCACGAACCCGGAGACCGCCGACCTGCTGGAGGCTCTCCGCCGCCGCCGAGGACAGCGCGAGACGGCACCCCTGCTGGACGAGGACGAGGACTCCGAGCGCCCCGAACCGAGTCCGATCTCTCTCTTCGAGGTGTTCGAGCAGTCCGACGACGAGCCGGAGCCTCCGCAGGCCCCCGCTCCCGCAGCGGCACCCTCGGACTCCGCCGACACGAGTGGTCGGCGGCGGCGTCGGAACGCCATGCCGTCGTGGGACGAGATCGTGTTCGGAGCCCGCACCGACGAGTGA
- a CDS encoding alkaline phosphatase family protein produces the protein MSLMLPSAPASARSVVGVADDLFAALRGQSEVLPRAESVVLVVIDGLGAISLRGHAGHARSLTAGMTKKDVATSVFPSTTAAALTSILTGVWPGEHGLVGYRVLDASRDVLVNQLSGWETDGLDPLTWQPAATIFERLDAKGHESFAVGLAAYAHSGFTKATLRGARFSSAATATERVQLAYELAHTHPGSLVYCYLPEVDKAGHKHGVASGEWVAALEEVDAALAARVPPGVGVLVTSDHGMVDVPVNRQVILEEEHLADVRHVGGEPRMLHVHLDPEADGAAALARWRADLEGVADVVTRAEAIEHGLFGPTVTAAAASRIGDVMAIARGAWAIYDGTAADQRGRGMVGQHGALTAEERQVPVIRLGAFAR, from the coding sequence ATGTCCCTCATGCTACCGTCCGCACCCGCGAGCGCCCGGAGCGTCGTCGGGGTGGCGGACGACCTGTTCGCCGCGCTCCGCGGCCAGTCCGAGGTGCTGCCGCGTGCGGAATCGGTCGTGCTGGTCGTGATCGACGGGCTCGGGGCGATCAGTCTCCGCGGACACGCCGGGCACGCGCGCTCCCTGACGGCCGGGATGACGAAGAAGGATGTCGCGACGTCCGTCTTCCCGTCGACCACCGCAGCGGCGCTGACCAGCATCCTCACGGGGGTCTGGCCCGGTGAGCACGGCCTCGTCGGCTACCGGGTGCTCGACGCGAGCCGCGACGTGCTCGTCAACCAGCTGAGCGGATGGGAGACGGACGGCCTGGATCCGCTCACCTGGCAGCCCGCAGCCACCATCTTCGAGCGTCTCGACGCGAAGGGTCACGAGAGCTTCGCCGTCGGTCTGGCGGCGTACGCGCACAGCGGCTTCACGAAGGCGACGCTGCGTGGAGCCCGGTTCTCTTCCGCGGCGACGGCGACGGAGCGCGTCCAGCTCGCGTATGAGCTCGCGCACACCCATCCGGGTTCGCTCGTCTACTGCTATCTTCCCGAGGTCGACAAGGCCGGGCACAAGCACGGGGTGGCCTCGGGTGAGTGGGTGGCCGCGTTGGAAGAGGTCGATGCCGCACTCGCCGCACGCGTCCCACCCGGTGTGGGCGTGCTCGTCACCTCGGACCACGGCATGGTCGATGTCCCCGTCAACCGTCAGGTGATCCTCGAGGAGGAGCACCTCGCGGATGTCCGCCACGTGGGCGGTGAGCCTCGCATGCTCCACGTGCATCTCGACCCCGAGGCGGACGGTGCCGCGGCGCTGGCCCGCTGGCGCGCGGACCTGGAAGGCGTGGCGGATGTGGTCACGCGCGCGGAAGCGATCGAGCACGGCCTGTTCGGGCCGACCGTCACGGCGGCGGCCGCATCACGGATCGGCGATGTGATGGCGATCGCCCGCGGTGCCTGGGCGATCTACGACGGGACGGCGGCCGACCAGCGCGGACGGGGCATGGTGGGCCAGCACGGTGCGCTCACCGCCGAGGAGCGGCAGGTGCCGGTGATCCGGCTCGGAGCCTTCGCGCGCTGA
- a CDS encoding DNA gyrase/topoisomerase IV subunit A produces MPKTPPPEPVEERIQDIDLSTEMQGSFLEYAYSVIYSRALPDARDGLKPVQRRILYQMAEMGLRPDRGHVKSARVVGEVMGKLHPHGDSAIYDALVRLAQEWALRVPLVDGHGNFGSLDDGPAAARYTEARLAAAALALTENLDEDVVDFIPNYDGQFQQPAVLPAAFPNLLVNGASGIAVGMATNMAPHNLIEVVAAATHLLENPDATTEDLMEFVPGPDFPSGGILMGLDGVKDAYTNGRGALKVRGKTSIEPLGPRRTGIIVSELPYMVGPERLIEKIRDAVQAKKLQGISDVTDLTDRNHGLRVAIGVKTGFDPNAVLEQLYRLTPLEDSFSINNVALVDGQPRTLGLKEMLSVYVGHRLEVITRRSRYRLVRREERLHLVEGLLIAILDIDEVIQVIRSSDDSEQARTRLRSVFDLSELQAEYILELRLRRLTKFSRIELESERDALLAEIAALRELLGSPVLLRAAVARELDAAADAYGTPRRTLLMNAAPPKPRATKGAVDLQIADAPTVLVLSTTGRAVRVDLGEGQELTVPARRSKHDAILTTVETTVRAELGALTNLGRVVRFSPVDLPSVPSTSVQLAAGTPLRDYLGITAKGERILGFVRFDSETPIALGTAQGTVKRIVPSTLPVRPDLEVIGMKPGDTVVGAAEAPDDAELVFVTTDAQLLHFAASSVRPQGAPAGGMAGIKLGSGASVLFFGVVDPAVEAVVATVSGADSALPGTEPGRAKVTSFTEYPAKGRATGGVRAHAFLKGEDRLTVAWVGPNPPQAVDPTGAVRKLPEVGARRDASGQPVEGVIGSIGRTIV; encoded by the coding sequence ATGCCGAAAACCCCGCCGCCCGAGCCTGTCGAGGAGCGCATCCAGGACATCGATCTCTCGACGGAGATGCAGGGCTCGTTCCTGGAGTACGCCTATTCGGTGATCTACTCCCGCGCGCTGCCCGATGCGCGCGACGGACTGAAGCCCGTGCAGCGCCGCATCCTCTACCAGATGGCGGAGATGGGCCTGCGGCCCGATCGCGGTCATGTCAAGAGCGCGCGCGTCGTCGGCGAGGTGATGGGAAAGCTCCACCCGCACGGAGACTCCGCGATATACGACGCACTCGTGCGCCTCGCGCAGGAGTGGGCGCTGCGTGTGCCCCTGGTCGACGGTCACGGCAACTTCGGCTCCCTCGATGACGGCCCCGCTGCAGCGCGTTACACCGAGGCGCGGCTCGCGGCGGCCGCCCTGGCCCTCACCGAGAACCTCGACGAGGACGTCGTCGACTTCATCCCGAACTACGACGGTCAGTTCCAGCAGCCCGCCGTCCTGCCCGCCGCCTTCCCGAACCTCCTGGTCAACGGCGCCAGCGGCATCGCGGTCGGCATGGCGACCAACATGGCACCGCACAACCTCATCGAGGTCGTGGCGGCGGCGACGCACCTGCTCGAGAACCCGGACGCCACGACCGAGGACCTGATGGAGTTCGTGCCCGGTCCCGACTTCCCCTCGGGCGGCATCCTGATGGGTCTGGACGGCGTCAAGGACGCGTACACGAACGGACGCGGCGCCCTCAAGGTCCGCGGCAAGACGTCGATCGAGCCGCTCGGTCCTCGCCGCACCGGAATCATCGTCTCGGAGCTGCCGTACATGGTGGGCCCCGAGCGTCTGATCGAGAAGATCCGTGACGCGGTGCAGGCCAAGAAGCTGCAGGGCATCAGCGACGTCACCGACCTCACCGACCGCAATCACGGTCTGCGCGTCGCGATCGGCGTGAAGACCGGATTCGACCCGAACGCCGTGCTCGAGCAGCTGTACCGCCTCACGCCGCTGGAGGACTCCTTCAGCATCAACAACGTGGCCCTGGTCGACGGCCAGCCGCGCACCCTCGGGCTCAAGGAGATGCTGAGCGTCTACGTGGGTCACCGCCTCGAGGTGATCACGCGCCGCAGCCGCTACCGTCTCGTCCGTCGGGAAGAGCGTCTGCACCTCGTCGAGGGGCTGCTCATCGCGATCCTCGACATCGACGAGGTCATCCAGGTCATCCGCTCGTCCGACGACTCGGAGCAGGCCCGCACGCGTCTGCGCTCCGTCTTCGACCTGAGCGAGCTGCAGGCGGAGTACATCCTCGAGCTGCGGCTTCGTCGCCTGACCAAGTTCTCCCGCATCGAGCTGGAGAGCGAGCGCGACGCGCTGCTGGCGGAGATCGCCGCGCTCCGCGAACTGCTCGGGAGCCCCGTGCTGCTCCGCGCCGCGGTCGCCCGCGAGCTGGATGCCGCGGCCGATGCCTACGGCACCCCGCGGCGCACGCTGCTCATGAACGCCGCTCCCCCGAAGCCACGAGCGACCAAGGGAGCGGTCGACCTGCAGATCGCCGACGCGCCGACCGTCCTCGTGCTCTCGACCACCGGCCGCGCCGTGCGCGTCGACCTCGGCGAGGGCCAGGAGCTGACCGTCCCGGCTCGCCGCAGCAAGCACGACGCCATCCTCACGACGGTCGAGACCACGGTCCGCGCCGAGCTCGGTGCGCTGACGAACCTCGGCCGTGTCGTGCGCTTCTCGCCCGTCGATCTCCCGTCCGTGCCCTCCACCTCGGTGCAGCTGGCCGCGGGGACTCCGCTGCGCGACTACCTCGGCATCACCGCCAAGGGTGAGCGGATCCTCGGCTTCGTGCGGTTCGACAGCGAGACGCCGATCGCACTCGGCACGGCCCAGGGCACGGTCAAGCGCATCGTCCCGTCCACCCTCCCCGTGCGTCCTGACCTCGAGGTCATCGGCATGAAGCCCGGCGACACCGTCGTCGGTGCGGCCGAGGCTCCGGACGACGCCGAGCTCGTGTTCGTCACGACGGATGCGCAGCTGCTGCACTTCGCCGCCTCGTCGGTCCGCCCCCAGGGCGCCCCCGCGGGCGGCATGGCCGGCATCAAGCTCGGCTCCGGCGCGTCGGTCCTGTTCTTCGGCGTCGTGGACCCGGCGGTCGAGGCCGTCGTGGCCACGGTCTCCGGTGCCGACAGCGCCCTCCCCGGAACCGAGCCGGGACGCGCCAAGGTGACGTCGTTCACGGAGTACCCGGCGAAGGGCCGCGCCACCGGCGGTGTGCGCGCACACGCCTTCCTGAAGGGCGAGGACCGTCTCACGGTCGCCTGGGTCGGTCCGAACCCGCCGCAGGCCGTGGACCCGACCGGCGCGGTGCGCAAGCTCCCCGAGGTCGGCGCGCGCCGCGACGCCTCCGGTCAGCCCGTCGAGGGCGTCATCGGATCCATCGGCCGCACGATCGTCTGA
- a CDS encoding DNA gyrase/topoisomerase IV subunit B: MNAEYSAHHLQVLEGLEAVRKRPGMYIGSNGSPGLMHCLWEIIDNSVDEAVAGNGTKIDVILHADGSVEVHDLGRGIPVDVEPRTGLTGVEVVYTKLHAGGKFGGGSYAASGGLHGVGASVVNALSERLDVEVDRGGKTYAMSFHRGEPGIFTDSGEKRPDAPFTPFEENSELRVIGKAPRGVTGTRVRYWADRQIFTKDAAFQLSELETRARQTAFLVPGLEIVVKDARAAGQVVPVPDSDGETTVVGTDETSYLYEGGISEFVDYLAIDPPVTDTWRIQGEGTFKETVPVLQADGHMIATEVERVCAVDIALRWGTGYDTRVRSFVNIIATPKGGTHQQGFEQELLKVLRTQVEQNARRLKVGNDKLEKDDVLAGLTAVLTVNVPEPQFEGQTKEVLGTPAVRQIVAQVIRKDLAQRFSSTKRDDKNQATQLLDKIVSEMKARVSARAHKETQRRKNALESSTLPTKLVDCRTNEVERSELFIVEGDSALGTAKNARNSEFQALLPIRGKILNVQKASVGDMLSNAECASIIQVIGAGSGRTFDIDAARYGKVILMSDADVDGAHIRTLLLTLFFRYMRPLIEHGRVFAAVPPLHRVIVMNPGSKPNETIYTYSEQEMHALLTKLRKAGKRWHEPIQRYKGLGEMDAEQLANTTMDRSGRLLRRVRMEDAEAAGRVFELLMGNEVAPRREFIIDSSDRLSRESIDA, translated from the coding sequence GTGAATGCCGAGTATTCCGCCCATCATCTCCAGGTGCTTGAGGGGCTCGAAGCTGTCCGCAAGCGCCCGGGCATGTACATCGGGTCGAACGGTTCGCCGGGCCTCATGCACTGCCTCTGGGAGATCATCGACAACTCCGTCGACGAGGCCGTCGCCGGCAACGGCACGAAGATCGACGTCATCCTGCACGCCGACGGCAGCGTCGAGGTGCACGACCTCGGTCGCGGCATCCCCGTCGACGTCGAGCCGCGCACCGGCCTGACCGGCGTCGAGGTGGTCTACACCAAGCTGCACGCCGGTGGAAAGTTCGGCGGCGGCTCCTACGCGGCATCCGGCGGTCTGCACGGCGTCGGCGCCTCCGTCGTGAACGCGTTGTCGGAGCGTCTCGACGTCGAGGTCGATCGCGGCGGCAAGACCTACGCCATGTCGTTCCACCGCGGCGAGCCCGGCATCTTCACGGACTCGGGGGAGAAGCGCCCGGACGCGCCGTTCACGCCGTTCGAGGAGAACAGCGAGCTGCGCGTCATCGGCAAGGCGCCGCGTGGCGTCACCGGAACCCGCGTGCGCTACTGGGCCGACCGGCAGATCTTCACCAAAGACGCCGCGTTCCAGCTCTCGGAGCTCGAGACGCGTGCGCGCCAGACCGCCTTCCTCGTCCCCGGACTCGAGATCGTCGTCAAGGATGCGCGGGCGGCGGGACAGGTCGTCCCGGTCCCGGACTCCGATGGCGAGACGACCGTCGTCGGGACCGACGAGACCTCGTACCTGTACGAGGGCGGCATCTCCGAGTTCGTGGACTACCTCGCGATCGATCCTCCCGTCACGGACACGTGGCGGATCCAGGGCGAGGGAACCTTCAAGGAGACCGTGCCGGTGCTGCAGGCCGACGGGCACATGATCGCCACGGAGGTCGAGCGCGTGTGCGCCGTCGACATCGCCCTGCGCTGGGGGACCGGCTACGACACCCGCGTCCGCTCGTTCGTGAACATCATCGCGACGCCCAAGGGCGGGACGCATCAGCAGGGCTTCGAGCAGGAGCTCCTGAAGGTGCTGCGGACCCAGGTCGAGCAGAACGCGCGTCGTCTGAAGGTCGGCAACGACAAGCTCGAGAAGGACGACGTCCTGGCCGGGCTGACGGCGGTGCTGACCGTCAACGTGCCCGAACCGCAGTTCGAAGGCCAGACCAAGGAGGTGCTGGGCACTCCGGCTGTTCGTCAGATCGTGGCGCAGGTGATCCGCAAGGACCTGGCGCAGCGGTTCAGCTCGACCAAGCGCGACGACAAGAACCAGGCCACGCAGCTGCTGGACAAGATCGTCTCCGAGATGAAGGCACGCGTCTCGGCGCGTGCGCACAAGGAGACCCAGCGTCGCAAGAACGCCCTGGAGTCCTCGACGCTGCCGACCAAGCTCGTCGACTGCCGCACGAACGAGGTCGAGCGCAGCGAGCTCTTCATCGTGGAGGGCGACTCGGCTCTCGGCACCGCCAAGAACGCGCGTAACAGCGAGTTCCAGGCGCTGCTCCCGATCCGAGGGAAGATCCTCAACGTGCAGAAGGCCTCGGTCGGCGACATGCTGTCGAACGCCGAGTGCGCGTCGATCATCCAGGTGATCGGCGCCGGCTCCGGGCGCACCTTCGACATCGATGCGGCGCGCTACGGCAAGGTGATCCTGATGAGCGACGCCGACGTCGACGGCGCACACATCCGCACGCTGCTGCTGACGCTCTTCTTCCGCTACATGCGACCGCTGATCGAGCACGGCCGTGTGTTCGCCGCGGTCCCGCCGCTGCACCGCGTGATCGTGATGAACCCCGGGTCCAAGCCGAACGAGACGATCTACACCTACAGCGAGCAGGAGATGCACGCGCTGCTGACGAAGCTCCGCAAGGCGGGCAAGCGCTGGCACGAGCCGATCCAGCGCTACAAGGGTCTCGGTGAGATGGACGCGGAGCAGCTGGCGAACACGACCATGGACCGCTCCGGGCGACTCCTGCGCCGCGTGCGCATGGAGGATGCCGAGGCCGCCGGCCGCGTGTTCGAGCTGCTCATGGGCAACGAGGTCGCCCCGCGCCGCGAGTTCATCATCGACTCCTCCGACCGGCTCTCCCGCGAATCCATCGACGCGTGA
- a CDS encoding DUF7455 domain-containing protein has protein sequence MNATTERDTSTVEFRLTAMDRCDSCGAQAYIAAEVNGSELLFCAHHGRKYEEKLRSIATSWHDETARLVETV, from the coding sequence ATGAACGCAACGACCGAACGTGACACCTCCACCGTCGAGTTCCGTCTGACGGCCATGGATCGCTGCGATTCCTGTGGCGCTCAGGCGTACATCGCTGCCGAGGTGAACGGCTCCGAGCTTCTGTTCTGCGCCCACCACGGCCGCAAGTACGAAGAGAAGCTCCGCAGCATCGCCACCAGCTGGCACGACGAGACCGCCCGTCTCGTCGAGACGGTCTGA
- a CDS encoding alanine racemase, with translation MTRPELRLSSSVFRANIAAVQARVSPSTLMLVLKDDAYGHGLAWAVENAVQAGVDSFGSYDIRSGLSVRRIVGGDARIFAWATSTDAEIDEALMQSIDLGVGTVEYLRRIIARAEALGSRARVHLKIDTGLHRNGVLPEDWESAVAEARRAEGAGLLELVGVWSHIAEASDADDDDAQKVFLDAVRVAGESGPTPTALHLTASAASWWRPELRGTVSRIGAFCYGVRSADGPELEGIRPAATLVAPVIETTDGETTDGEVRIGIGSFDGLPSTVRGASVGTPDGARALREVGHTSSVVDGWPGARVGDEVVLFGAGDDGEDSATALAERIDTVGEEILTRLTARVRRVVVD, from the coding sequence ATGACGCGCCCCGAGCTCCGTCTGAGCAGCAGCGTCTTCCGCGCGAACATCGCCGCCGTGCAGGCGCGCGTGTCCCCGTCGACGCTCATGCTCGTGCTCAAGGACGACGCCTACGGACACGGGCTCGCGTGGGCGGTCGAGAACGCCGTACAGGCAGGGGTCGACTCGTTCGGCAGCTATGACATCCGCAGCGGCCTCTCCGTGCGCCGGATCGTCGGCGGAGACGCCAGGATCTTCGCCTGGGCGACGTCGACGGACGCCGAGATCGATGAGGCCCTGATGCAGAGCATCGACCTCGGGGTCGGCACGGTCGAGTATCTGCGGCGGATCATCGCGCGTGCGGAGGCCCTGGGGTCGCGAGCCCGGGTGCATCTGAAGATCGACACCGGGCTGCACCGCAACGGCGTGCTGCCGGAAGACTGGGAGTCCGCCGTCGCCGAGGCTCGACGTGCGGAGGGCGCCGGTCTCCTGGAGCTCGTCGGCGTGTGGAGCCATATCGCCGAGGCGAGCGACGCCGACGACGACGACGCGCAGAAGGTCTTCCTGGACGCCGTCCGCGTCGCGGGGGAGTCCGGTCCGACGCCGACGGCCCTCCACCTCACCGCATCGGCGGCGTCCTGGTGGCGGCCGGAGCTGCGGGGGACCGTGTCGCGCATCGGCGCGTTCTGCTACGGCGTCCGCTCCGCAGATGGTCCCGAGCTCGAGGGGATACGCCCGGCGGCGACGCTCGTGGCCCCGGTCATCGAGACGACGGACGGCGAGACGACGGACGGCGAGGTTCGGATCGGGATCGGCAGCTTCGACGGTCTGCCCTCGACGGTGCGTGGCGCGAGCGTCGGGACCCCCGACGGAGCCAGGGCGCTACGCGAGGTGGGTCACACCTCGTCGGTGGTCGACGGCTGGCCCGGCGCCCGCGTCGGTGACGAGGTCGTGCTCTTCGGAGCGGGGGACGACGGAGAAGACTCCGCCACCGCCCTCGCCGAGAGGATCGACACCGTGGGTGAGGAGATCCTCACGAGGCTCACCGCACGGGTGCGCCGGGTCGTCGTGGACTGA
- a CDS encoding alanine racemase: protein MCETTSSSLPRAVISRSALAAAASAAVLEGGRVADLRRDAWGHGLLAVAQAVTTAGAERVLVDAPGEVEALHLEGIVGTTTGEPDIDSSLLYGLPDTAGALATRPVMRLTGRVLSTKRLRPGDAVSYGYTFRATEDTTVALVTGGYAQGIVRALGNNAHVEIDGIARPIVGRVAMDVCVVDLEGGDAEVGTEVTYFGGEGPAAAGIARWADITGMESAELVTVAGAHAVRGWEA from the coding sequence GTGTGCGAGACGACTTCCAGCTCCCTGCCGCGCGCGGTGATCTCCCGCTCGGCCCTGGCTGCAGCGGCCTCTGCGGCGGTTCTCGAGGGCGGTCGCGTGGCCGATCTCCGACGCGATGCCTGGGGCCACGGTCTCCTCGCTGTCGCTCAGGCCGTGACCACGGCGGGAGCGGAGCGCGTGCTCGTCGACGCGCCGGGCGAGGTCGAAGCCCTCCACCTCGAGGGCATCGTCGGCACCACGACGGGTGAGCCCGACATCGATTCGTCACTCCTCTACGGCCTGCCGGACACCGCGGGTGCGCTCGCGACGCGTCCGGTCATGCGGCTGACCGGACGAGTGCTCTCCACCAAGCGCCTGCGCCCCGGAGACGCCGTCTCCTACGGCTACACGTTCCGCGCGACGGAAGACACGACGGTCGCCCTGGTGACGGGCGGCTACGCGCAGGGGATCGTGCGGGCTCTCGGGAACAACGCCCACGTCGAGATCGACGGAATCGCCCGCCCCATCGTCGGGAGGGTCGCGATGGACGTCTGCGTCGTCGACCTCGAAGGCGGAGACGCGGAGGTGGGGACCGAGGTCACCTACTTCGGCGGGGAGGGCCCTGCAGCGGCGGGCATCGCGCGCTGGGCCGACATCACCGGGATGGAATCCGCGGAGCTGGTCACCGTGGCCGGAGCGCACGCCGTCCGGGGGTGGGAAGCATGA